The Granulicella arctica genome segment CACCCTGGCCTACGTCGAGGGCAAGCTCGAAGAGCATCGCCTGCTCGACGACGCCGACCTGAACGAGATGATCCCCGGCAAGCGCTTCACCCTTGGGCCGTTCTCGATCATGCCGATCCGCGTCACGCACTCGCTCGTCGATTGCGTCGCGCTGGCCATCCACACCCCCGTCGGCGTCGTGCTGCATACCGGAGACTTCAAGGTCGATCTCTCCCCGCCGGACGGCAAGCCCTTCGACCTCCACGCCTTCGCCGAGCTCGGCAAGCAGGGCGTCCTCGCGCTCCTACAGGACTCCACCAACGTCGACCGCCCCGGCTACACGCCCAGCGAGCGCGCGGTGCGCCCACGACTGGACGAGATCTTCGGGCAGACCAAGAAGAAGCTCTTCTTCAGCTGCTTCTCCTCCTCCATCCATCGCATCCGCCTCGCCATGGAGCTGGCAGCAGCCCACAATCGCAAGGTCGCCATCATCGGGCGCTCCCTCGATAACTCCACGGAGATCGCGCAGGACCTCGGCTACCTCGACGTCCCGCCGGGACTCATCATCAACCCCGGCCAGATCCGCGACATGCCCGCGAACAAGGTCTGCATCATGATCACCGGCACACAGGGCGAGCCCATGAGCGCCCTCAGCCGCGCCGCGGTCAACAACCACAAGTTCGCGCACATCGACGCGGGCGACACCGTGCTGCTCAGCTCACGCGTCATCCCGGGCAACGAAAAAGGCATCTATCGGATGATCGATCACCTCGAGCGCCGCGACGCAAAGGTGATCCACGACGACGGAACCGCCGGCCTGATCCACGTCAGCGGCCACGGTAGCCAGGAAGAGCTGCGGCTGATGATTAACCTCGTCCGTCCGAAGTTCTTCATCCCTGTGCACGGAGATTATCGCCACCTCAAGCGCCACGCGGAGCTCGCCGCCGGCATGGGCATCGTCGAAAAGACAATTCTGCTCGAAGACGGCGACGTACTCGAACTCGACAAGACCTCCGCCACCAAAAACGGCAAGGTCACCGTCGGCCGCGTCTGCATCGACTCCGGCGGAACCTCGACCGACGTCGTCGAAGACCTCGTCATCCGCGACCGTAAACATCTCAGCGAAGACGGAATCGTACTGCCGATCATCGCCATCAACAAGAAGACCGGCAAGGTCGAAAATCCGCCCGAGATCGTCATGCGCGGCATGGCCATCGGCGACGAAGAGATGATCGCAGAGGCCCGCCAGGTCGTACTCCGAACCCTCGACTCCTCAAGCCCCGAAGAGAAGAAGGACTACGGCGTCATCAAGGAAAAGATCCGCAACGACCTGAAGCGCTACATCCAGAAGAGCACCAGCAGGCGGCCTCTCATCATGCCGGTGATTCTTGAAATCTGATCGCAGCTCCAATTACACAAAAGCGCCCCTCCATGGGGCGCTTTTGTGTTGATGTGAAACTCCAAGCCGTTCAACATGCGCTCACCTTGCGCATGCCCCGGAGCCAGCGTGAGCGCATGTTGAACGGCTTTACGAGCCTCCACAATCTGCCCATCACGCGCATGCAGAACTCCAAGATTATTCCAACCATCAGGATCATTCGGAGTCAGTTTGGGCGCCACCTGCTGCTCACGAATCGCATCTAGAGCCAGTTCCCGCAACTCATTGACCTGGAACAGCTGCGCACGAGGAAAATCCTCGGCACTATTTTTCTGATCCTAACTCCTATACCTCCGCGAATAGCCCCTCGCGCGGATCATCCGGGTTCAGCTTCGCCAGCTCGCGAAGAATCTCCTTCGAGCGCTCGTCCTGCACCTTCGGCACCACAACCTTCACCTCGACGATCTGGTCGCCGCGGACTCCCTCTCGCGCAGCCGAAGCCACACCCTTCTCGCGCAGCCGAAGCTTCTGCCCCGTCTGCGTCCCTGGCGGAATCTTCAACTGCGTCCGACCGCCGCCATCATGCGTATCGATCGTCGGCACGTCGATCTTCGCTCCAAGCGCAGCCTCCGCAACCGTCACCGGAACCGTGACATAGATGTCATCGCC includes the following:
- a CDS encoding ribonuclease J: MAQDKLRMIPLGGLGEFGMNCMALRWQDDIIVIDAGLMFPEEELLGVDIVVPDISYLTENRSKVKAILLTHGHEDHIGGLPWILSELNVPVYGTEFTLAYVEGKLEEHRLLDDADLNEMIPGKRFTLGPFSIMPIRVTHSLVDCVALAIHTPVGVVLHTGDFKVDLSPPDGKPFDLHAFAELGKQGVLALLQDSTNVDRPGYTPSERAVRPRLDEIFGQTKKKLFFSCFSSSIHRIRLAMELAAAHNRKVAIIGRSLDNSTEIAQDLGYLDVPPGLIINPGQIRDMPANKVCIMITGTQGEPMSALSRAAVNNHKFAHIDAGDTVLLSSRVIPGNEKGIYRMIDHLERRDAKVIHDDGTAGLIHVSGHGSQEELRLMINLVRPKFFIPVHGDYRHLKRHAELAAGMGIVEKTILLEDGDVLELDKTSATKNGKVTVGRVCIDSGGTSTDVVEDLVIRDRKHLSEDGIVLPIIAINKKTGKVENPPEIVMRGMAIGDEEMIAEARQVVLRTLDSSSPEEKKDYGVIKEKIRNDLKRYIQKSTSRRPLIMPVILEI